In one Arthrobacter jinronghuae genomic region, the following are encoded:
- a CDS encoding DUF1206 domain-containing protein — translation MKQINRSSGPVSQAAERAAGSRTFERFARVGYVASGIVHIVIGLIALQINAGGSGNADTSGAVAAVAEQPAGYALVWFCFLGCYALALFQLTRIFFAGQQLKDKELWKDRASNAGQVLVYGAIGTVFASFALGRGSNNGSSSSVSWTARLLAVPAGQWILGLTGLVVVGIGGYFIFKGATRRFRRNLTGVPGGLWAKAVDITGVAGFIAKGVSLGILGVLLTLAAVQADPEESTGLDGALHTLRDQPFGVVALAAVGVGLMLYGLYMGIIRARFAKL, via the coding sequence TTGAAGCAGATCAACCGCAGTAGCGGCCCCGTCAGCCAGGCTGCGGAGCGCGCCGCCGGTTCCAGGACCTTCGAGCGGTTCGCCCGGGTGGGCTATGTGGCAAGCGGGATAGTGCACATTGTCATTGGCCTGATCGCCTTGCAGATCAACGCCGGAGGGTCCGGCAATGCGGACACCAGCGGTGCCGTAGCTGCTGTGGCCGAACAGCCCGCCGGGTACGCGCTGGTCTGGTTCTGCTTCCTCGGCTGCTACGCCCTGGCACTGTTCCAGCTCACCCGCATCTTCTTTGCCGGACAGCAGCTGAAGGACAAGGAGCTGTGGAAGGACCGGGCCAGCAACGCCGGGCAGGTTCTCGTTTACGGGGCCATCGGAACCGTTTTCGCTTCGTTTGCCCTGGGCCGCGGAAGCAATAACGGCAGCTCTTCCTCGGTCAGCTGGACCGCCCGCCTGCTGGCGGTACCAGCGGGCCAATGGATTCTTGGACTCACCGGGCTGGTGGTGGTGGGAATCGGCGGCTACTTCATTTTCAAGGGAGCCACACGCCGCTTCCGCCGGAACCTCACCGGCGTCCCCGGCGGACTCTGGGCAAAGGCCGTGGACATCACCGGCGTGGCCGGCTTTATCGCCAAGGGAGTGTCGCTTGGCATCCTGGGGGTGCTGCTCACCCTGGCCGCCGTGCAGGCGGACCCGGAGGAGTCCACCGGTCTCGACGGCGCGCTGCATACGCTGCGGGACCAGCCCTTCGGCGTGGTGGCGCTGGCCGCGGTGGGGGTCGGGCTGATGCTCTACGGGCTGTACATGGGGATCATCCGCGCTCGGTTCGCCAAACTCTAG
- a CDS encoding MmcQ/YjbR family DNA-binding protein codes for MDAGELRRLCLSLPGAFEDFPFGPESSVFKVGAAAGKAKMFALTELAGEPLMISLKCEPELALQLRAAHPEITGAWHMNKTHWNQVEVASGLPRDMIRDLVEDSYDLVVASLPRKDRESLAWKGLAEG; via the coding sequence ATGGATGCGGGTGAGCTTAGACGGTTGTGCCTGTCCCTGCCCGGGGCGTTCGAAGACTTCCCCTTCGGGCCGGAGTCCTCGGTGTTCAAGGTGGGGGCCGCCGCTGGCAAAGCGAAGATGTTCGCTCTGACGGAGCTTGCCGGTGAACCCCTGATGATCAGCCTGAAGTGCGAACCGGAGCTGGCGCTTCAGCTACGCGCCGCCCATCCGGAAATCACCGGCGCCTGGCACATGAACAAGACGCACTGGAATCAGGTGGAAGTTGCCTCCGGCCTGCCGCGGGACATGATCCGGGACCTGGTCGAGGACTCCTATGACCTGGTGGTGGCCTCGCTGCCGCGAAAGGACCGGGAATCACTCGCTTGGAAGGGCCTGGCGGAGGGATGA
- a CDS encoding DUF1990 family protein yields the protein MRHNTGFTYAEQGLTERPYPAPMTDRWPAGYRLVLRKAELEVADSQAGFLRLANGLLDWDLHRRAGLYVAPGTPRAAPGVDMASGVGVWRVRYYAPCRVIWAAEAALDDDGAPVRGQRSGFGYGTLPGHPERGEEGFYAELDEAGRLYFRVAAYSRPGNRLVGAVNMVNTRVQQFYTNRYFAAAYRLASGS from the coding sequence ATGAGGCACAACACCGGTTTCACCTACGCTGAGCAGGGGCTAACCGAGCGGCCCTATCCGGCACCCATGACGGACCGCTGGCCCGCGGGTTACCGGCTGGTGCTGCGCAAGGCAGAACTGGAAGTGGCCGATTCGCAGGCCGGGTTTCTCCGCCTCGCCAACGGGCTGCTGGACTGGGACCTGCACCGCCGGGCGGGGCTGTATGTGGCACCCGGCACGCCGCGCGCCGCCCCGGGTGTGGACATGGCATCGGGCGTGGGGGTCTGGCGGGTGCGCTACTACGCTCCCTGCCGCGTGATCTGGGCTGCTGAAGCGGCGCTGGACGACGACGGCGCGCCGGTCCGCGGACAGCGCAGCGGGTTTGGCTACGGCACCCTGCCAGGACACCCGGAGCGCGGTGAAGAAGGTTTTTACGCCGAACTCGACGAAGCCGGCCGGCTGTACTTCCGGGTTGCTGCCTACAGCCGCCCGGGCAACCGGCTGGTGGGTGCCGTCAACATGGTCAACACCCGCGTCCAGCAGTTTTACACCAACCGGTATTTCGCCGCAGCCTACCGGCTGGCCTCCGGGAGCTGA
- a CDS encoding GNAT family N-acetyltransferase, producing MSIIPENLAAEAGIPTQRLSLDLMTVAEVDALIIQTRRPDWAEDFPQPTDYDAARQFFEAGLLGPAASFGTRLIRELSTALVVGTIGFAGVPDEGTVEVSYSVVPSCQGQGYATEALVALARFALTHPEVDTIIAYTEPGNDASQSLLLSAGFMPVEESELTLQFALRRDQLPEASR from the coding sequence GTGAGCATAATCCCCGAGAACCTGGCCGCGGAGGCCGGCATTCCCACGCAGCGCCTGTCGCTGGACCTGATGACCGTGGCCGAAGTGGACGCCCTCATCATCCAGACGCGACGCCCGGACTGGGCGGAGGACTTCCCCCAGCCCACCGACTACGACGCCGCCCGCCAGTTCTTCGAGGCCGGATTGCTCGGTCCCGCTGCGTCGTTCGGCACGCGCCTGATCCGGGAACTTTCGACCGCGCTGGTGGTGGGAACCATCGGCTTTGCCGGCGTCCCCGATGAGGGCACGGTGGAAGTCAGCTACAGCGTGGTTCCCTCATGCCAGGGGCAGGGCTACGCCACTGAAGCGTTGGTGGCCCTGGCACGGTTTGCGCTCACCCACCCGGAGGTGGACACCATCATCGCCTACACGGAACCGGGCAATGACGCGTCCCAATCCCTGCTGTTGAGCGCGGGCTTCATGCCGGTGGAGGAAAGCGAACTCACCCTGCAGTTCGCCCTCCGGCGGGATCAGCTCCCGGAGGCCAGCCGGTAG
- the purL gene encoding phosphoribosylformylglycinamidine synthase subunit PurL: protein MTVSPSAAAEQKKFRIDTVVHAAATPDTELPWAELGLKEDEFNRVVEILGRRPTAAELAMYSVMWSEHCSYKSSKVHLKQFGDKVTDKMKEHLLVGIGENAGVVDIGEGWAVTFKVESHNHPSFVEPYQGAATGVGGIVRDIISMGARPVAVMDPLRFGAIDHPDTARLVHGIVSGIGGYGNSLGLPNIGGELVFDSVYQGNPLVNALAVGVMRHEDIRLANASGAGNKVVLFGARTGGDGIGGASVLASESFDADKPSKRPAVQVGDPFAEKVLIECCLELFKSSVVEGIQDLGAAGISCATSELASNGDGGMHVELTNVLLRDPTLTPGEILMSESQERMMAVVTPENVEAFEAIMDKWNVEYSWLGEVTGTGRLIIDWDGETIVDVDPRTVAHEGPVYQRPMARPAAQDSIEANSFNAERPFGSAAVKDAILELMASPNMCDKSWVTNQYDRYVQGNTALAIPDDAGVVRVDETTGLGVAISTDANGRYSYLNPYEGAKLALAESYRNVSTAGAKPLAVTDCLNFGSPEDPEVMWQFAESVRGLADGCRELGVPVTGGNVSLYNQTGGVAIHPTPVVGVLGVFDDVARRTPSGWRQDGQAIYLMGTTQDELDGSEYANLRGHLGGQPPKVDLQAEKLLGELLVNASRDGMIDAAHDLSEGGLAAALSEMALRFGVGARIGLGEVCERDGVDLFTLLFSESQARAVVAVARSEEVRFKDMCSARGFAHARIGVVDTEIGALDFQSNFTLPLDELKAAHEGTLPKHFG, encoded by the coding sequence ATGACCGTTTCCCCCAGTGCTGCCGCTGAGCAGAAGAAGTTCCGCATCGACACCGTTGTGCACGCCGCTGCCACCCCGGACACGGAGCTGCCCTGGGCCGAGCTCGGCCTGAAGGAAGACGAGTTCAACCGGGTCGTGGAGATCCTGGGCCGCCGCCCCACCGCGGCGGAACTGGCGATGTACTCGGTGATGTGGTCCGAGCACTGCTCCTACAAGTCCTCCAAGGTGCATTTGAAGCAGTTCGGGGACAAGGTCACCGACAAAATGAAGGAACACCTGCTGGTGGGGATCGGCGAGAACGCCGGCGTGGTGGACATCGGTGAGGGCTGGGCCGTGACCTTCAAGGTCGAATCCCACAACCACCCGTCCTTCGTGGAGCCCTACCAGGGTGCCGCCACCGGCGTCGGCGGCATTGTCCGCGACATCATCTCCATGGGTGCCCGCCCGGTGGCCGTGATGGATCCGCTGCGCTTCGGCGCCATCGACCACCCGGACACCGCCCGCCTGGTGCACGGCATCGTGTCCGGCATCGGCGGCTACGGCAACTCCCTGGGGCTGCCAAACATCGGCGGGGAACTGGTCTTCGACTCCGTCTACCAGGGCAACCCGCTGGTCAACGCCCTGGCCGTGGGCGTAATGCGCCACGAGGACATCCGGCTGGCCAACGCCTCCGGCGCCGGCAACAAGGTGGTGCTCTTCGGCGCCCGCACCGGCGGCGACGGCATCGGCGGCGCCTCCGTGCTGGCCTCCGAATCCTTCGACGCGGACAAACCCTCCAAGCGCCCCGCCGTCCAGGTGGGCGATCCCTTCGCGGAGAAGGTGCTCATCGAGTGCTGCCTGGAACTGTTCAAGTCCTCCGTGGTGGAGGGCATCCAGGACCTGGGGGCGGCCGGTATTTCCTGCGCGACGTCGGAGCTCGCCTCCAACGGCGACGGCGGCATGCACGTGGAGCTGACGAACGTGCTGCTGCGCGACCCCACCCTGACGCCCGGCGAGATCCTGATGTCCGAGTCACAGGAACGCATGATGGCCGTGGTGACCCCGGAGAACGTGGAAGCGTTCGAGGCGATCATGGACAAGTGGAACGTGGAGTACTCCTGGCTCGGCGAAGTCACCGGCACCGGCCGGCTGATCATCGACTGGGACGGCGAAACCATTGTCGACGTCGATCCGCGCACAGTGGCGCACGAGGGCCCGGTGTACCAGCGGCCCATGGCGCGTCCGGCCGCGCAGGACAGCATCGAAGCCAACTCCTTCAACGCTGAACGGCCCTTCGGCAGCGCCGCAGTCAAGGACGCCATCCTGGAGCTGATGGCCTCGCCGAACATGTGCGACAAGTCCTGGGTCACCAACCAGTACGACCGCTATGTGCAGGGCAACACCGCCCTGGCCATACCGGATGACGCCGGTGTGGTCCGCGTGGATGAAACCACTGGCCTGGGCGTCGCCATTTCCACCGATGCCAACGGCCGCTACTCCTACCTGAATCCGTACGAGGGCGCGAAGCTGGCCCTGGCCGAGTCCTACCGCAACGTGTCCACCGCCGGCGCAAAGCCGTTGGCGGTCACCGACTGCCTGAACTTCGGTTCCCCGGAGGACCCGGAGGTCATGTGGCAGTTCGCCGAGTCCGTGCGCGGGCTGGCCGACGGCTGCCGCGAACTCGGCGTGCCCGTCACCGGCGGCAACGTTTCGCTCTACAACCAGACCGGCGGCGTCGCCATCCATCCCACCCCTGTGGTGGGCGTGCTGGGCGTGTTCGACGACGTCGCCCGCCGGACGCCGTCGGGCTGGCGGCAGGACGGCCAGGCCATTTACCTGATGGGCACCACGCAGGACGAGCTGGACGGCTCCGAATACGCGAATCTGCGCGGCCATCTGGGCGGGCAGCCGCCCAAGGTGGACCTGCAGGCGGAGAAACTGCTCGGGGAACTGCTGGTCAATGCCTCCCGCGACGGCATGATCGACGCCGCGCATGACCTCTCCGAGGGCGGCCTCGCCGCCGCGCTGTCCGAAATGGCCCTGCGCTTCGGCGTCGGTGCGCGGATCGGCCTTGGCGAAGTCTGCGAACGCGACGGAGTGGACCTGTTCACCCTGCTGTTCTCCGAGTCCCAGGCCCGCGCCGTCGTCGCGGTGGCCCGCAGCGAGGAAGTCCGGTTCAAGGACATGTGCTCGGCGCGCGGTTTCGCTCATGCCCGGATCGGCGTGGTGGACACCGAGATCGGCGCCCTGGACTTCCAGAGCAACTTCACCCTGCCCCTCGATGAGTTGAAGGCGGCTCACGAAGGCACCCTGCCGAAGCACTTCGGCTAA
- the purQ gene encoding phosphoribosylformylglycinamidine synthase subunit PurQ, whose product MLSTPLIGDFSVAPENDALRAVRVGIITFPGTLDDRDAARAVTIAGGTAVGLWHAEANLQSVDAVIIPGGFSYGDYLRAGAIARFAPLMEKVVDAAAGGMPVLGICNGFQILTEAHLLPGSMIKNNHLKFSCADQLLRVENNSTAWTNAYELGAGMVVPLKNQDGQYVADEKTLDELEGEGRVVFRYEGENPNGSRRGIAGISNAARNVVGLMPHPEHAVEPGFGPDSSAYGEVGLGYGTDGLRIFSSVLNSLVAGGKS is encoded by the coding sequence ATCTTGAGTACTCCCCTGATCGGCGACTTTTCCGTCGCCCCCGAAAACGACGCGCTCCGCGCCGTCCGGGTAGGTATCATCACCTTCCCCGGCACCCTGGATGACCGCGACGCCGCGCGCGCCGTGACCATCGCCGGCGGCACCGCCGTCGGGCTCTGGCATGCCGAAGCGAATCTGCAGTCCGTGGACGCGGTGATCATCCCCGGAGGGTTCTCCTACGGGGACTACCTGCGCGCCGGGGCCATTGCCCGCTTCGCACCGCTCATGGAAAAGGTAGTGGACGCCGCCGCCGGCGGCATGCCCGTGCTGGGCATCTGCAACGGCTTCCAGATCCTCACCGAGGCACACCTGCTGCCGGGTTCCATGATCAAGAACAACCACCTGAAATTCTCCTGCGCTGACCAGCTGCTGCGCGTGGAAAACAACAGCACCGCCTGGACCAACGCCTACGAGCTGGGTGCCGGAATGGTCGTTCCGCTGAAGAACCAGGACGGCCAGTACGTCGCGGATGAGAAAACGCTGGACGAACTGGAGGGCGAAGGCCGGGTGGTCTTCCGCTACGAGGGTGAGAACCCCAACGGGTCCCGCCGCGGCATCGCCGGCATTTCCAACGCTGCAAGAAACGTCGTCGGGTTGATGCCCCACCCTGAACACGCCGTCGAACCCGGCTTCGGCCCGGATTCCTCCGCCTACGGCGAGGTCGGCCTGGGCTACGGCACCGACGGGCTGCGCATCTTCAGCTCTGTACTCAACTCGCTCGTTGCCGGAGGCAAGTCATGA
- the purS gene encoding phosphoribosylformylglycinamidine synthase subunit PurS: MPRIVVDVMPKPEILDPQGKAIAGALPRLGLTGFAGVRQGKRFELTVDGDVTPEILEQARTAAATLLSNPVIEDVTRVEVIPEA, translated from the coding sequence ATGCCCCGGATCGTTGTTGATGTTATGCCCAAGCCTGAAATCCTCGATCCGCAGGGCAAGGCCATTGCAGGCGCGCTGCCCCGCCTGGGACTGACCGGCTTCGCCGGAGTCCGCCAGGGCAAGCGCTTCGAGCTCACCGTTGACGGAGACGTCACCCCCGAAATCCTGGAGCAGGCCCGCACCGCCGCCGCGACGCTGCTGTCCAATCCCGTGATCGAAGACGTCACCCGCGTTGAAGTAATCCCGGAGGCCTGA
- a CDS encoding DUF4442 domain-containing protein, translating into MRLLQASPATVRRLMNVWPPFAFTGIRITRLDPEYLGVSVRLRSYWWNKNVAGVHFGGSLFAMTDPFWMMMLLHHLGRDHVVWDRAAEIEFLKPGKGEVRAEFVLDPADVERLRKLAAGGEKVLEWFSVDVTDSSGDVVARIRKQVHVRRKRERPGVPEPSGTAAAHG; encoded by the coding sequence GTGAGACTCCTACAAGCAAGCCCCGCCACCGTCCGCCGGCTAATGAACGTGTGGCCGCCCTTTGCCTTTACCGGCATTCGGATCACCCGACTGGACCCTGAATATCTGGGTGTCTCCGTGCGGCTGCGGTCCTACTGGTGGAACAAGAACGTGGCCGGCGTGCATTTCGGCGGCTCACTGTTCGCCATGACGGACCCGTTCTGGATGATGATGCTGCTCCACCACCTCGGCCGTGACCACGTTGTCTGGGACCGTGCCGCGGAGATTGAGTTCCTGAAGCCGGGAAAGGGCGAGGTGCGGGCCGAGTTTGTCCTGGATCCGGCCGACGTCGAACGCCTGCGCAAGCTGGCCGCGGGCGGGGAGAAGGTCCTCGAATGGTTCTCGGTGGACGTGACCGACAGCAGCGGCGACGTGGTTGCCCGGATACGCAAGCAGGTTCATGTGCGGCGCAAACGGGAACGGCCCGGCGTGCCGGAGCCCAGCGGAACGGCGGCGGCCCATGGATGA
- a CDS encoding SRPBCC domain-containing protein: MQPEPTGRVIRTGTESYDLILHRGFPEPAAAVWPSFTNPDQTAQWFGRWERSPVRGGTVDLQLLFEEGLPWSRVRIAECVSPELLRLLVEDEYGGWDLEIRLRNEPAGTALDFIHHLEDPQAVSSIGPGWEYYLDHLMAARSGGPAPDFKDYFPSQEAYFAAQAEAAADSPDPA, translated from the coding sequence GTGCAGCCAGAACCGACCGGCCGGGTTATCCGCACCGGAACCGAGTCCTACGACCTGATTCTTCACCGCGGCTTTCCCGAACCGGCTGCGGCCGTGTGGCCCAGCTTCACCAACCCCGACCAGACGGCCCAGTGGTTCGGCCGCTGGGAAAGGAGCCCCGTCAGGGGAGGCACCGTCGATCTGCAGCTGCTCTTCGAAGAGGGCCTGCCCTGGAGCAGGGTCCGGATAGCGGAGTGTGTCTCCCCGGAACTTCTGCGCCTGCTGGTCGAGGATGAATACGGCGGCTGGGACCTGGAGATCCGCCTCCGGAACGAACCGGCCGGCACCGCACTGGATTTTATCCACCATTTGGAGGATCCGCAGGCCGTTTCCAGCATCGGGCCGGGCTGGGAATACTATCTGGATCACTTGATGGCTGCCCGAAGCGGCGGACCGGCGCCGGACTTCAAGGACTACTTCCCAAGCCAGGAAGCCTACTTCGCGGCGCAGGCAGAGGCTGCCGCTGATTCGCCCGACCCTGCTTGA
- a CDS encoding 3-methyladenine DNA glycosylase: MASAHPTVLSEDQWLPRQSAHEERVRPFTEGFLARRSAGRKHPVEDFLFTYYSQKPGQLLRWHPGAGVILTGPSALERTGWKFYRTLTETERDAAGIDAETPAVTVDTEGFAAVRGDALGFTTMLLSRTAARRPVLGCFGMHEWAMAYKSEDNGIRHDYLQLRLGADGTDELVERSRIRCTHFDAFRFYTPEAVPLNELTPTRENQRDLEQPGCLHANMDLYKWAYKLVPLLPSEVVMDAFELSWRIREMDMCASPYDLADWGYTPIAVETPAGRAQYAAAQRGFAEESQQLRARILGLLEPFGGQLCSQNRPAGLSAPEPSPTT, from the coding sequence ATTGCTTCCGCCCACCCCACCGTCCTCAGCGAGGACCAATGGCTGCCGCGGCAGTCTGCGCACGAAGAACGCGTCCGGCCCTTCACCGAAGGATTCCTCGCACGGCGCTCGGCCGGGCGGAAGCACCCGGTGGAGGACTTCCTCTTCACCTACTACTCCCAGAAACCCGGCCAGCTGCTGCGCTGGCACCCGGGCGCCGGCGTCATTCTCACCGGTCCGTCCGCACTCGAACGCACCGGGTGGAAGTTCTACCGGACGCTGACGGAAACGGAACGGGACGCCGCGGGGATCGACGCCGAAACACCCGCCGTCACTGTGGATACCGAGGGGTTCGCCGCGGTGCGCGGGGACGCCCTCGGATTCACCACCATGCTGCTGTCCCGCACGGCCGCGCGGAGGCCGGTACTGGGATGCTTCGGCATGCACGAGTGGGCCATGGCCTACAAGTCGGAGGACAACGGCATCCGGCACGATTACCTGCAGCTGCGGCTGGGTGCCGACGGGACGGATGAACTGGTGGAGCGCAGCCGGATCCGCTGCACCCACTTCGATGCCTTCCGGTTCTACACACCGGAAGCAGTGCCCCTGAACGAGCTCACACCCACCCGCGAGAACCAGCGGGACCTGGAACAGCCCGGCTGCCTGCACGCCAACATGGACCTGTACAAATGGGCCTACAAACTGGTGCCGCTGCTTCCCAGCGAGGTGGTTATGGACGCCTTCGAACTGTCCTGGCGCATCCGCGAAATGGATATGTGTGCCTCACCCTATGACCTGGCCGACTGGGGTTACACCCCGATTGCGGTGGAAACTCCGGCAGGCCGGGCGCAGTACGCAGCCGCACAACGCGGCTTCGCCGAGGAATCGCAGCAGTTGCGGGCTCGCATCCTGGGCCTGCTGGAACCCTTTGGAGGACAGCTGTGCAGCCAGAACCGACCGGCCGGGTTATCCGCACCGGAACCGAGTCCTACGACCTGA
- a CDS encoding aspartate kinase, giving the protein MSLIVQKFGGSSVADAEGIKRVAKRVVDTHAAGNEVVVVVSAMGDSTDELLDLAGQITTLNNAREMDMLLSAGERISMALLAMAINQLGGSAQSFTGSQAGMITDAIHGKARIIDVSPHRIKTAIERGDIAIVAGFQGVSQDSHDITTLGRGGSDTTAVALAAALEADVCEIYTDVDGVYTADPRVVSSAQKIEKISSEEMLELAASGAKILHLRCVEYARRFGVPLHVRSSFSSHEGTWVLPSPDDKIKIQEGEPLEQPIISGVAHDRSEAKVTVVGVPDIPGKAAEIFGIVAGANSNIDMIVQNVSTQGSGRTDISFTLPIIDGKEAIDALNAAKAEVGFDSIDYDEQIGKLSLIGAGMRSNPGVSHRFFEALHHAGVNIDMISTSEIRISVVTSAKLLDSAVRAVHAAFGLDGDSEATVYGGTGR; this is encoded by the coding sequence ATGAGCCTGATAGTGCAGAAATTCGGCGGTTCCTCAGTCGCGGACGCCGAAGGCATCAAGCGCGTAGCCAAGCGCGTGGTGGATACCCATGCAGCCGGAAACGAAGTGGTGGTCGTGGTCTCCGCTATGGGTGACAGCACCGACGAACTGCTGGATCTGGCCGGCCAGATCACCACGCTGAACAACGCCCGTGAAATGGACATGCTGCTCAGCGCCGGGGAGCGCATCTCGATGGCGCTGCTGGCCATGGCCATCAACCAGCTCGGCGGCTCCGCACAGTCCTTTACCGGCAGCCAGGCCGGCATGATCACCGATGCGATCCACGGCAAGGCCCGGATCATCGATGTGTCCCCGCACCGCATCAAGACCGCCATCGAGCGGGGCGACATCGCCATCGTTGCCGGTTTCCAGGGCGTCAGCCAGGACAGCCACGACATCACGACCCTTGGCCGGGGCGGTTCGGACACCACGGCGGTGGCCCTGGCCGCGGCTCTCGAGGCCGATGTCTGCGAGATCTACACCGACGTCGACGGCGTGTACACCGCCGATCCGCGGGTGGTTTCGAGCGCCCAGAAGATCGAGAAGATTTCCAGCGAGGAAATGCTCGAATTGGCTGCTTCCGGAGCCAAGATCCTGCACCTGCGCTGCGTGGAATACGCCCGCCGCTTCGGCGTTCCCCTGCACGTCCGCTCATCCTTCAGCTCACACGAGGGAACCTGGGTGCTGCCCAGCCCCGATGACAAAATCAAGATTCAAGAGGGAGAACCCTTGGAACAGCCCATCATCTCCGGCGTCGCCCATGACCGTTCCGAAGCCAAGGTAACCGTGGTGGGTGTTCCGGACATCCCCGGCAAGGCCGCGGAGATCTTCGGCATCGTGGCGGGCGCCAACTCCAACATCGACATGATCGTGCAGAACGTTTCCACGCAGGGTTCGGGCCGGACAGACATCTCCTTCACGCTGCCCATCATCGACGGCAAGGAAGCCATCGACGCGCTGAACGCCGCGAAGGCCGAAGTCGGCTTCGACTCCATCGACTACGACGAGCAGATCGGCAAGCTCTCCCTCATCGGCGCCGGCATGCGGTCCAACCCGGGCGTCTCGCACCGCTTCTTCGAGGCCCTGCACCATGCCGGGGTGAACATCGACATGATCTCCACCTCCGAGATCCGCATCTCCGTGGTCACCAGCGCCAAGCTGCTGGACAGCGCAGTACGCGCGGTCCATGCGGCGTTCGGGCTCGACGGCGACAGCGAGGCCACTGTGTACGGCGGCACCGGGCGCTAG
- the recR gene encoding recombination mediator RecR: MYEGAVQELIDELGRLPGVGPKSAQRIAFHILESDPDDMKKLATAIVTVKDRVKFCSVCGNVTEQETCSICRDPRRDPTMICVVEESKDVIAVERTRSFRGRYHVLGGAINPIAGIGPDQLRIRELLSRLSDEQISEIIIATDPNLEGEATATYLVRMLKTLGIKVTRLASGLPVGGDLEYADEITLGRAFEGRRSMS; this comes from the coding sequence GTGTACGAAGGTGCCGTTCAGGAACTCATCGATGAACTAGGCCGTCTTCCCGGCGTCGGGCCCAAGTCCGCCCAGCGCATCGCGTTCCACATCCTCGAATCCGATCCCGATGACATGAAGAAGCTGGCCACCGCCATTGTCACGGTCAAGGACCGGGTGAAGTTCTGCAGTGTCTGCGGCAACGTCACTGAGCAGGAAACCTGCAGCATCTGCAGGGACCCGCGGCGGGACCCGACCATGATCTGCGTGGTCGAAGAGTCCAAGGACGTGATTGCGGTGGAGCGTACGCGGTCCTTCCGAGGCCGCTACCACGTGCTGGGCGGCGCCATTAATCCGATTGCCGGCATCGGTCCGGACCAGCTGCGCATCCGGGAGCTGCTCAGCCGGCTGTCGGATGAGCAGATCTCCGAAATCATCATTGCCACCGACCCGAACCTCGAGGGTGAAGCCACCGCCACCTATCTGGTGCGGATGCTCAAGACCCTGGGCATCAAGGTCACGCGCCTGGCTTCCGGCCTGCCCGTGGGCGGAGACCTCGAATATGCGGACGAGATCACCCTGGGCCGCGCCTTTGAAGGCCGTCGGAGCATGTCCTAA